A region of the Canis aureus isolate CA01 chromosome 5, VMU_Caureus_v.1.0, whole genome shotgun sequence genome:
CGCGGGCGGGtgcgcgggggtgggggagcccgGCGCTGGGGGCAGGTgcgaggggcgggggtgggagccCGGCGCCGGGGCAGGTGCGCCGCGGGCAGGTGCACGGGGCGGAGATCCCGgcgctggggtcctgggatcccggcCTGCGCGCCGACTCAGTTCCGTTCGCTTTGGGGCGTCCCGTCGGCTCTGCAAAGGGGCTGGTGTGTGGGACGCGCGGACCCCAGGGTCCTGCCGATCGCGCCTGGGCCGTGAGCACCCCCGGGGCCTCCCGCTGCCCTGGGCCCTGCGGAGCCTCACGGCGCGCTAACCCGCCCCTGGGTCCGTGCGgcctccggctccggctccgagCCCGGCGTCCCCGAGGAGGGCAGCCCGGTCCCCGGTGCCCGCCCCGACGGCCGCGGTGAGGGCGGGGTGGCCGCCCCTTCGAAGAGCACGTCTTTTGTTATTCCATGATTCTTCACATTgactttctgctttttatttaaaaatcatttttctccCTTAAACCTCGATAAGGTGTTCTAATCCAGATGCGCCACTCTGCACAGGTGAAGATAAGGTGAATCCATTAGAGCCCggagcactctttttttttttttttttttttactggtgtGGGGAAGTAAGCGATGGGATCTCCTTTAGACGCATGTGCGTCAAACAGGTTGACGTCTGTAAGACTTGCTCACCTTACTTCTGTGTTTTTGGTTCGACTTTTCATAGCAAAACcgtatttcaattatttatttacctatttatgatagtcatacagagagagagagagagagagaggcagagacacaggcagagggagaagcaggccccatgcgccGGGAGTCTcacgggggattcgatcccgggtctccaggatcacgccctgggccaaaggcaggcgccaaaccgctgcgccacccagggatcccctgattgaaattttctataattaaacCTTTCTAATCCCctgcgttaaaaaaaaaaaacccgaattCTTTCTATCTCCATTGCTACCACCATGGTCCACTGGACCAAGTCAGAGGCCTCTTGGCCCCTTGTCTCCCGGAGTATGCTGTGGACATAGCATCCAGACTGATCCTGCTAAAACACGTCACATCGTGTCACTGCTCTACTCAGAACGCGCTGTTGACTTCTCTCACTCCCAGCAAAAGCCAAAACCCTTCCCATTTGTTTTCGAGGCCCTAATAATTCAGGTGGACTTAATTCTGCCAattaccctctctctctctctgctctccccctGGCCTGCAGGGCTTCATAGGTCTTGAACTTGCCAGGCACTCCTGCTGCAAGGCGTTTGCACTAGCTTTTCCATCTGCCTGGATCACTTCCCCTGATGCCTGCCtggcctcctccttccccccttcATTTCTACATTCAGACGTCACGTTCTCTATGAAGACGTCCCAGGtcattctatttaaaattgtataaaCCCTGCCGGCAAAGTGCTTTTCTTAATCAGCATTCTTTGTTCCTTACCGTCCAGTCGGTGTATTTCATTTCCCTTATCTGTTATCTGGaatcctccctccatcccccattGAGATTTAAGTCCCATGAGTGCAGGAATTTCCGTTGGTTTTGTTCATGGATGCACTTTTAGGACGTCTGGTGTAATGGCAGGTGTTTGGTAAATATTCGTTGAGTGATAGGTTCCCATCTTACAATGTGAAACAAAGCCTTAGTGGGGCACTCGagctggtcatgatctcagagttgtgagatccgagccccacatcgggcgtggagcctgcttaagattctctctctccccctccctctccttctgctctctctctctctctcagttaaaaaaaaaaaaaaaaagcaaacaaacaaaaaaccaaagccTTAGGAATTTCTAAGCGGTTCAACACCACAAAGGTGAGATGCTCCAGTTAAACTTTGAGACCTTCATGGTGCCAAGTACAGTGCTACGTGCCCAGTGCGTTTTCAGTAAGTGCTCGCTTCTAAGCAACGTGAGAGAGAAATTCATTGTGCCTTAAACCTCGTAGTTACATTAGCGAAGAGTGTCCTTCTTTTTGTCGACAGAAAGTGGCTGGTTTTGTGAAGGAAATCAACAGGTGTAGGAAAAGTgctttttctctgctttattttttattttttattgcttaaagcactttttaaatttttttgaaaaacaagatgtgggtttttttgtatattttttttttactggagttcgatttgccaacatatagcataacacccagtgctcatcccgtctctgctttattttttaggtGGATCAAAGCCCCTCTGAGATACTTTTGAGTGTCGCCGTGCAGCAACAAGGTGCCTTTGGGTGACTGCTCTATAAAGATTTCCACACGTGATGTACATGGTGGCTCTGTGTTGTACTTTTGTGGAATCTTAaccttcagtgatttttttccccctctcacaattcagttttttaaatctaATATCAAGTATTCATATTTTAGAGGGGAAGCCACAACTCCCCTAAACGGACTTTCCTGACTTCAGAAAAAAGGGCTTCAATCCCTGTGTGTAACGGACCGCGTCTCCCGGGCCATTCCAGAGCAGGATTTGAGGTGAGGGGAATGAAGAGTATTTGCTGACCCATCAGACTCTGGTATGCTcaactattaaatattttgatttcgATGTTTCGGGAAAGGATTCTGCTTGGGGGTGTCTTGGGATCCTGCATTATTAAAATTCAGCTTCTTGTATGGTTTCTGCCCTTTGTTGTTCATAGGGCTCACAGGTAAATTAGACTTATCAATGTTTTCACTCAGAACTAagatcttggggatccctgggtggctcagcagtttagtgcctgccttcagccccgggtgtgatcctggagaccagggatcgagtcccacattgggctccctgcgtggagcctgcttctctcactgcctgtgtctctgcctctctctctctctctctctctctctgtgtctctcatgaataaataaaatcttaaaaaaaacagaactaagaTCTTAATTTTGACTGCCCTTAAAATCATAGAGAACAATGATGATATCCCTGGCTCCTATGTGAGGTatgtttaaaatagtttatgttctcatttttacATGTCTCGACACAATCAGACATGATCATACTGGTTCCCTAAATATGGTCGTCTGCCATTAAGTGAATAaaatcaaggggatccctggggggcttaatggtttagtgccacctttggcccaggtcgtgaccccagggtcccaggatcgagtcccacctccgcctccctgcatggagcctgcttctccctctgcctttctgtcaatctctctctctctctgtgtatctcttgtgaataaataaataaaatcttaaaaaaaatgaataaaaccaagCCTACCTGAAAGAATGACTCACTGGGCATGAGCGATGACTTTAATCTCGGCCACAGGTGTAAAGGTCACCAATGTCATCGGATGATGGAAGGTCCAGGAGTCGGGACAGGCACTACGATGGCGTCCCAAGGGAGTCCCCGTCCGGCGACGGCCCCACAGGTACCCTGCGGACGCTCGGCGACAGCGAGCTGGCGGTGAGCGCCGATCCCTTGCCGCCGCCCCCTCTCCCGTTACAGCCGCCCTTCGGCCCAGACTTCTACTCAAGTGACACGGAGGAGCCGGCCATCGCCCCGGATCTCAAGCCCGTGAGGCGCTtcgtcccggagtcctggaagaACTTCTTCAGAGGGAAGGCGGCCCCGCGGTGGGGCAGGGCGGGGTCTGACGTCGGGTACATCTCGGACGGAGTGGAGTGCTCCCCGCCGGCCTCTCCCGCGAGGCCCGCCCGGCGGCCCGGCCGCGGCTCCCCGTCCCCGCCGGGCCCTCGCGGGGCGTCCCACGGAGACGCCGGCGACGCCGAGGCCGCCTGGGCCCCCGACGCCTGCAGTTGGCCGGGCGGCCGCGCGCGCTCGAGCAGCGAGCGGGAGGAGGACTTGCGCCTGAGGTACTCCTTCATGAAGTCGTGGGCCGGCCTGCTGCGCGTGCTGGGCGTGCTGGAGCTGCTGCTGGGCGCCGGCGTGTTCGCCTGCGTCACGGCCTACCTGTACAAGGACAGCGAGTGGTACAACCTGGTGGGCTACGGGCAGCCCTACGGCctgggcggcgcgggcggcctgGGCGGCCTGGGCGGCGGCTACTACTACGGGGGCCCCAGGACCCCCTTCGTGCTCGTGGTCGCCGGCCTGGCCTGGGTCAGCACGGTCGGCGTGCTGGTGCTCGGCATGACCACCTACTACCGGGCCATCCTCCTGGACTCCAGCTGGTGGCCCCTCACGGAGTTCGCCCTTAACGTCGCCCTGTTTATCCTGTACATGGCCGCGGCCATCGTGTACGTCAACGACACCAACCGCGGGGGCCTGTGCTCCTACCCGCTGTTCAACACGCCCATGAACGCGCTGCTCTGCCGGGTCGAGGGGGGCCAGGTCGCCGCCCTCATCTTCCTCTTCGGCATCACCATCGTCTACCTCATCGGAGCCTTGGTTTGCCTGAAGCTGTGGAGGCACGAGGTGGCCCGGAGG
Encoded here:
- the MARVELD2 gene encoding MARVEL domain-containing protein 2 isoform X1 produces the protein MSSDDGRSRSRDRHYDGVPRESPSGDGPTGTLRTLGDSELAVSADPLPPPPLPLQPPFGPDFYSSDTEEPAIAPDLKPVRRFVPESWKNFFRGKAAPRWGRAGSDVGYISDGVECSPPASPARPARRPGRGSPSPPGPRGASHGDAGDAEAAWAPDACSWPGGRARSSSEREEDLRLRYSFMKSWAGLLRVLGVLELLLGAGVFACVTAYLYKDSEWYNLVGYGQPYGLGGAGGLGGLGGGYYYGGPRTPFVLVVAGLAWVSTVGVLVLGMTTYYRAILLDSSWWPLTEFALNVALFILYMAAAIVYVNDTNRGGLCSYPLFNTPMNALLCRVEGGQVAALIFLFGITIVYLIGALVCLKLWRHEVARRHRQYLEPREVSEPSLPSKRKTCEVAITGDRQRDQEVNFKELRPTKMKPEFLSGHIPPGHIPKPIVMPDYVAKYPVIQTEDDRERYKAVFQDQFSEYKELSAEVQAVLRKFDELDAVMSRLPRCSENQQEHERISRIHEEFKKKKNDPTFLEKKERCDYLKNKLSHIKQRIQEYDKVMNWNVQGYS
- the MARVELD2 gene encoding MARVEL domain-containing protein 2 isoform X2, producing MSSDDGRSRSRDRHYDGVPRESPSGDGPTGTLRTLGDSELAVSADPLPPPPLPLQPPFGPDFYSSDTEEPAIAPDLKPVRRFVPESWKNFFRGKAAPRWGRAGSDVGYISDGVECSPPASPARPARRPGRGSPSPPGPRGASHGDAGDAEAAWAPDACSWPGGRARSSSEREEDLRLRYSFMKSWAGLLRVLGVLELLLGAGVFACVTAYLYKDSEWYNLVGYGQPYGLGGAGGLGGLGGGYYYGGPRTPFVLVVAGLAWVSTVGVLVLGMTTYYRAILLDSSWWPLTEFALNVALFILYMAAAIVYVNDTNRGGLCSYPLFNTPMNALLCRVEGGQVAALIFLFGITIVYLIGALVCLKLWRHEVARRHRQYLEPRECEVAITGDRQRDQEVNFKELRPTKMKPEFLSGHIPPGHIPKPIVMPDYVAKYPVIQTEDDRERYKAVFQDQFSEYKELSAEVQAVLRKFDELDAVMSRLPRCSENQQEHERISRIHEEFKKKKNDPTFLEKKERCDYLKNKLSHIKQRIQEYDKVMNWNVQGYS